In the Clostridium beijerinckii genome, one interval contains:
- a CDS encoding type II toxin-antitoxin system PemK/MazF family toxin: protein MANIVVKRGEIFYADLSPVIGSEQGGIRPVIIIQNDIGNRYSPTVIVAAITSQINKAKLPIHVEISSEEYGLNRDSVVLLEQIRTLDKRRLKEKIGHMTEADMKKVDKALAVSLNLS from the coding sequence ATGGCAAACATTGTGGTAAAAAGAGGGGAAATTTTCTATGCGGATTTAAGTCCAGTTATAGGATCCGAACAGGGCGGGATAAGACCTGTTATTATAATACAAAATGATATTGGAAATAGATATAGTCCTACTGTTATTGTAGCTGCAATAACATCTCAAATAAATAAGGCTAAGCTTCCTATTCATGTTGAAATTTCATCAGAAGAGTATGGATTAAATAGAGATTCTGTTGTCTTATTGGAGCAGATAAGAACATTAGATAAGAGAAGACTTAAAGAAAAAATTGGACATATGACTGAAGCAGACATGAAAAAGGTTGATAAAGCATTAGCGGTTAGCTTGAATTTAAGCTAA
- a CDS encoding S41 family peptidase, translated as MKESRKYIFANRRQNRKIILIPTVIFIVFLICVSFLGGNYIATKGIFLVRTSPEVKSTASQINDKSKYSALFTVRDKLIEKFDGEIDDNALLEGAIKGMTNSLNDQYTVFMNQSEFDDLMKQSSGSMTGIGVTVTLKDKQVTILDTVKGAPADRAGLQENDIIEKINDIDVSGDDLKKATSMIAEANNSELKLTIKRADTNEFDVNVTPEKVKIESVKGNMLDSSIGYIRIKTFMNENTAEDFKNTIDELKSQGMKGLIVDLRENPGGLLTEAVGVASQFIPKGKIITYTIDKYENRNDSLSIGGDAEGMPLVLLVNENSASASEVVTGALRDYGAATIVGKTTFGKGIVQQTVKFDDNIGGLKVTISKYYTPNGENIHKKGIAPDFDVTTPVGIDEKSYDKNADEQLKTAVEKIGEKIK; from the coding sequence GTGAAGGAATCAAGAAAATACATATTTGCAAATAGAAGGCAAAATAGAAAAATAATTTTAATACCAACAGTAATCTTTATAGTATTTCTTATATGTGTATCCTTTTTAGGAGGAAATTATATTGCTACTAAAGGGATATTTCTAGTAAGAACATCGCCAGAAGTCAAGAGTACAGCTTCTCAGATAAATGATAAGAGTAAATATTCAGCACTTTTTACAGTTAGAGATAAATTAATTGAAAAGTTTGATGGTGAAATTGATGACAATGCTCTTTTAGAAGGAGCGATCAAGGGAATGACTAATTCCTTAAATGATCAATATACTGTATTTATGAATCAAAGCGAATTTGATGATTTAATGAAACAAAGTAGTGGAAGTATGACAGGAATAGGTGTTACTGTAACGTTAAAAGATAAACAGGTAACAATTTTAGATACTGTTAAAGGAGCACCTGCTGATAGGGCTGGACTACAGGAAAATGATATAATAGAGAAGATAAATGATATCGATGTGTCTGGTGACGATTTAAAAAAAGCAACGTCTATGATTGCAGAGGCAAATAATTCAGAGTTAAAACTGACTATTAAGAGAGCAGATACTAATGAATTTGATGTTAATGTAACACCTGAAAAAGTAAAGATTGAATCAGTAAAAGGGAATATGCTAGATTCTTCAATAGGGTATATTCGTATAAAAACTTTCATGAATGAAAATACGGCAGAAGATTTCAAAAACACAATTGATGAATTGAAATCTCAAGGGATGAAAGGCTTGATAGTAGATCTGAGAGAAAATCCTGGTGGGCTATTAACAGAAGCAGTAGGCGTTGCATCACAGTTTATTCCGAAAGGAAAGATAATAACTTACACAATTGATAAATATGAAAACAGAAATGATTCATTATCAATTGGTGGAGATGCTGAAGGCATGCCATTGGTTTTACTAGTTAATGAAAATAGCGCTAGTGCATCAGAAGTTGTTACAGGTGCTTTAAGAGATTATGGCGCAGCAACAATTGTTGGAAAAACTACTTTTGGGAAAGGTATAGTTCAGCAAACAGTTAAATTTGATGATAATATTGGTGGACTTAAAGTAACTATTTCTAAATATTATACTCCAAATGGAGAGAATATTCATAAAAAAGGGATAGCCCCAGATTTTGATGTTACAACACCTGTTGGTATTGATGAAAAGAGCTATGATAAAAATGCTGATGAGCAGCTAAAGACAGCGGTTGAAAAAATAGGAGAAAAGATTAAATAG
- the uvrA gene encoding excinuclease ABC subunit UvrA, which translates to MNDKIVIKGAKVNNLKNVSLEIPRDKLVVLTGLSGSGKSSLAFDTLYAEGQRRYVESLSSYARQFLGQMDKPNVEYIEGLSPAISIDQKTTSKNPRSTVGTITEIYDYLRLLYARVGIPHCPKCGKEITKQSVDQIVDKIMGYGDRSKLQVLSPVVKGRKGTHEKILEHIKKSGFVRARIDGEIYDLTEEEVKLDKNKKHNIEAVIDRIVIKEGIEGRLTESVEASLKMGEGLVIISVIGGEETLFSENFACPDCGISIDELSPRLFSFNAPYGKCDHCDGLGSLMEIDEKLVIPNRELSVMEGAIASWGSGRLKEDSWTYAILQALTKEYGLDLSKPIKDLDKEHVDLLLYGTGGKKLKIEYVKDGVKAIYSYAFEGEINALSRRYRESNSDLIKGEIEQYMSNDSCPKCKGARLKKEVLAVTVGGKNIYEFTSMSIKEELEFINGVEFSEKNKLISEQIIKEIKNRLQFLLDVGLDYLSLSRNSGTLSGGESQRIRLATQIGSALMGVLYILDEPSIGLHQRDNDRLIHTLKNLRDVGNTVVVVEHDEDTMKEADYIVDIGPGAGEHGGEVVVAGTLDEVKACKKSITGQYLTGRKSIQIPVARRKGNGQKIKIVGAKENNLKNINVSIPLGTLTMVTGVSGSGKSTLVNEILYKGLNRLVNKSKNPVGNHKEIVGYENIDKIIDINQSPIGRTPRSNPATYTGTFDIIRELFSQTTEAKMRGYKQGRFSFNVKGGRCEACSGDGIIKIEMQFLSDVYVPCEVCKGKRYNRETLEVKYKGKNIDDVLKMTVEEALKFFENIPRIENKLRTLNDVGLGYIRLGQPSTQLSGGEAQRIKLAYELSKRSTGKTLYILDEPTTGLHVDDVSRLIEILQSLVETGNTVVVIEHNLDMIKCADYLIDLGPEGGDKGGTIIKCGTPEELCKVQESYTGKYLKDVLK; encoded by the coding sequence ATGAACGATAAGATAGTAATAAAAGGTGCGAAAGTTAATAATTTAAAGAATGTAAGTTTAGAAATACCGAGAGATAAATTAGTTGTACTTACAGGATTATCAGGCTCAGGTAAGTCATCATTGGCCTTTGATACATTATATGCTGAAGGGCAAAGAAGATATGTGGAATCTTTGTCTTCTTATGCACGGCAATTTTTAGGACAAATGGATAAACCGAATGTAGAATATATAGAAGGATTATCACCGGCAATATCAATAGATCAAAAGACTACAAGTAAAAATCCAAGATCAACAGTTGGAACAATAACTGAAATATATGATTATTTGAGATTATTATATGCAAGAGTAGGAATTCCTCACTGTCCAAAGTGCGGTAAAGAAATTACTAAACAATCTGTTGATCAGATTGTTGATAAAATTATGGGTTATGGAGATAGATCTAAACTTCAAGTATTATCACCTGTAGTTAAAGGGAGAAAAGGAACTCATGAAAAGATATTAGAACATATAAAGAAGAGCGGTTTTGTTAGAGCAAGGATTGATGGGGAAATCTATGACTTAACTGAAGAGGAAGTAAAGTTAGATAAAAATAAAAAGCATAATATTGAAGCTGTTATTGATAGAATTGTCATAAAGGAAGGGATTGAAGGTAGACTTACAGAATCTGTAGAAGCGTCTTTAAAGATGGGCGAAGGATTAGTTATAATTAGCGTTATTGGAGGAGAAGAAACTTTATTTAGCGAAAATTTTGCTTGCCCAGATTGTGGAATAAGTATTGATGAGCTATCGCCTAGATTATTTTCATTTAATGCTCCATATGGAAAGTGCGATCATTGTGATGGGCTTGGAAGTCTTATGGAGATAGACGAAAAGCTTGTTATACCTAATAGAGAGCTAAGTGTTATGGAAGGAGCTATAGCAAGCTGGGGAAGTGGAAGACTAAAAGAAGATTCTTGGACATATGCAATACTTCAAGCTCTAACTAAAGAGTATGGATTAGATTTAAGCAAGCCTATAAAAGATTTGGATAAAGAACATGTTGATTTATTGTTGTATGGAACAGGTGGAAAAAAACTTAAAATTGAATATGTGAAAGATGGAGTTAAAGCTATTTATAGTTATGCATTTGAAGGGGAAATTAATGCATTAAGCAGAAGGTATAGAGAGAGTAATTCAGATCTTATAAAGGGTGAAATAGAGCAATACATGAGCAATGATTCATGCCCAAAATGTAAAGGCGCTAGATTAAAAAAAGAAGTGCTAGCAGTTACTGTTGGTGGAAAAAATATATATGAATTTACAAGTATGTCAATAAAAGAAGAACTTGAGTTTATAAATGGAGTGGAATTTTCAGAAAAAAATAAACTTATAAGTGAGCAGATTATAAAAGAGATTAAAAATAGATTGCAGTTTTTATTAGATGTTGGTTTAGATTACTTAAGTTTATCAAGAAATTCTGGAACCTTATCAGGTGGGGAATCACAAAGAATAAGGCTTGCAACACAAATCGGTTCAGCACTTATGGGAGTTCTATATATATTAGATGAACCAAGTATTGGATTGCATCAAAGGGATAATGATAGGCTAATACATACTTTGAAAAATCTAAGAGATGTTGGAAATACAGTAGTAGTTGTAGAACACGATGAAGATACTATGAAGGAAGCAGATTATATTGTTGATATTGGACCGGGTGCAGGAGAGCACGGGGGAGAAGTAGTTGTTGCTGGAACACTTGATGAAGTTAAAGCATGTAAAAAATCAATAACAGGTCAATATTTAACTGGAAGAAAATCAATTCAAATTCCGGTAGCGAGAAGGAAAGGTAATGGACAAAAAATAAAAATTGTAGGCGCTAAGGAAAATAATTTAAAAAATATAAATGTTTCAATTCCTCTTGGTACTTTAACTATGGTCACAGGAGTTTCTGGGTCCGGAAAAAGTACTCTGGTAAATGAAATACTTTATAAAGGGTTAAATAGATTAGTAAATAAGAGCAAAAATCCAGTAGGAAACCATAAAGAAATAGTTGGTTATGAGAATATTGATAAAATAATAGATATAAATCAAAGTCCGATTGGAAGAACACCTCGTTCTAATCCGGCAACTTATACAGGCACATTTGATATAATTAGAGAGTTATTTTCACAAACTACGGAAGCTAAAATGAGGGGTTATAAGCAAGGCAGATTTAGTTTTAATGTTAAAGGTGGAAGATGTGAAGCTTGTTCTGGAGATGGGATAATAAAAATAGAAATGCAATTTCTATCGGATGTTTATGTTCCATGTGAGGTGTGTAAAGGAAAGAGGTATAATAGAGAAACTTTAGAAGTAAAGTATAAAGGGAAAAATATAGATGATGTATTAAAAATGACAGTTGAAGAAGCGTTGAAGTTCTTTGAAAATATACCTAGAATTGAGAATAAGTTGAGGACATTAAATGATGTAGGACTTGGATATATTAGATTAGGCCAGCCTTCAACTCAATTATCAGGAGGAGAAGCTCAAAGAATTAAGTTAGCATATGAATTATCAAAGAGAAGCACAGGAAAAACTCTATATATATTGGATGAGCCAACAACAGGATTACACGTAGATGATGTTAGTAGATTAATAGAAATACTTCAAAGTTTAGTTGAAACAGGAAATACTGTAGTAGTAATTGAGCATAATTTAGATATGATAAAATGTGCAGATTATTTGATTGATTTAGGTCCAGAAGGCGGAGATAAGGGTGGAACCATTATAAAATGTGGAACGCCAGAAGAATTGTGTAAGGTTCAAGAATCTTATACAGGTAAATATTTGAAAGATGTGCTTAAATAA
- a CDS encoding transketolase translates to MNNEYKLEEISKLMRKDIVSMLTESSSGHPGGSLSIADIMSVLFFKEMNIDVSNAKDPNRDRFILSKGHAAPALYSALARKGYFEVEELKSLRKTGSRLQGHPNMNDLPGIDMSTGSLGQGISAAVGMALAGKLDKKDYRVYAILGDGELEEGQVWEASMSAAHYKLDNLTAFIDNNGLQIDGNIEDVMNPGPIDKKFEAFGWNVLTINGHDYDEIINAIAKAKEVKGKPTAIICNTVKGKGVSFMENQAGWHGTAPNKEQCEQALKEIGGEN, encoded by the coding sequence ATGAATAATGAATACAAACTTGAAGAAATCTCAAAGTTAATGAGAAAAGATATAGTTTCTATGCTTACAGAATCATCATCAGGTCATCCAGGAGGTTCTTTGTCAATAGCTGATATTATGTCTGTATTATTCTTTAAAGAAATGAACATAGATGTATCTAACGCAAAAGATCCAAATAGAGACAGATTTATTTTATCAAAAGGCCATGCGGCACCAGCGTTATATAGTGCTTTAGCTAGAAAGGGATATTTTGAAGTAGAAGAGTTAAAGAGCCTAAGAAAAACAGGTTCAAGATTACAAGGACATCCTAATATGAATGATTTACCAGGAATTGATATGTCTACGGGCTCGCTAGGACAAGGAATTTCTGCGGCAGTTGGAATGGCATTAGCAGGAAAGCTTGATAAGAAGGATTATAGAGTATACGCAATTTTAGGAGACGGAGAGCTTGAAGAAGGCCAAGTTTGGGAAGCATCAATGTCTGCAGCTCATTACAAATTAGATAATTTAACTGCATTTATAGATAATAATGGACTACAAATAGATGGAAACATAGAAGATGTTATGAATCCTGGTCCTATAGATAAAAAATTTGAAGCTTTTGGATGGAACGTTTTGACTATAAATGGTCATGATTATGATGAAATCATAAATGCTATCGCAAAAGCAAAGGAAGTTAAAGGAAAACCAACTGCAATTATATGCAACACAGTAAAAGGTAAGGGTGTTTCATTTATGGAAAATCAAGCAGGATGGCATGGAACTGCTCCAAATAAAGAACAATGTGAGCAAGCATTAAAGGAAATTGGAGGGGAAAACTAA
- a CDS encoding YitT family protein, which produces MKKSKFREYLIITFGIILVALSIEYFYAPNNIAAGGVTGIAIIINAVIPSFSIGVVSFILNGLLFIVALIFIDGKFGVKTIYASLGLSVIIWAIERFLKPVAITNDLMMATIFGTLISAFGMAIIFNENASTGGTDILAKMLNIFFHLDIGKSLLVVDFVITLASAFVFGVDVALYSMLSIILLGLIVDRVIEGFNACKSIFIISKSNYEISRYIIDTLDRGCTFINGVGAFTEKETNILYAVLSRNQFIKLKKFIKDVDPDAFITVGEVHEVLGEGFNDIKQH; this is translated from the coding sequence ATGAAAAAATCAAAATTTAGAGAATATTTAATAATAACATTTGGGATAATTCTGGTTGCGCTTTCTATTGAGTACTTTTACGCTCCAAACAATATTGCAGCAGGTGGAGTAACAGGAATAGCAATAATTATTAATGCGGTCATACCATCTTTTTCAATAGGTGTAGTGAGCTTTATTTTAAATGGATTGTTATTTATAGTTGCACTTATATTCATTGATGGAAAATTTGGTGTGAAGACGATTTATGCTAGTTTAGGATTATCAGTTATAATATGGGCAATTGAGAGGTTCTTAAAGCCAGTGGCAATCACAAATGACTTAATGATGGCAACTATTTTTGGAACATTAATTTCAGCATTCGGAATGGCTATCATATTTAATGAAAATGCATCAACAGGAGGAACAGATATATTAGCAAAAATGTTAAATATATTTTTTCATTTAGATATAGGAAAATCTTTATTGGTAGTAGATTTTGTAATAACCTTAGCAAGTGCGTTTGTATTTGGAGTGGATGTTGCGTTGTATTCTATGCTAAGTATAATACTACTTGGTTTAATAGTTGATAGAGTTATAGAAGGATTTAATGCTTGTAAAAGTATATTTATTATTAGTAAAAGTAATTATGAGATAAGTAGATATATAATAGATACATTAGATAGAGGCTGTACATTTATAAATGGAGTAGGGGCATTTACAGAGAAGGAAACTAATATACTTTATGCCGTTTTAAGTAGGAATCAATTCATAAAATTGAAGAAGTTTATAAAAGATGTAGATCCTGATGCATTTATAACAGTGGGGGAAGTTCATGAAGTATTAGGTGAAGGATTTAATGATATAAAACAACATTAA
- the uvrB gene encoding excinuclease ABC subunit UvrB, with product MGEFKIQSRFKPTGDQPQAIDKLVNSIKSNNRAQTLLGVTGSGKTFTMANVIEKLQRPTIILAHNKTLAAQLCSEFKEFFPDNIVEYFVSYYDYYQPEAYVPQTDTFIEKDASINDEIDKLRHSATSALFERRDVIIVASVSCIYGLGNPDEYKKLTISLRTGMEKERDEVIKKLIEIQYERNDIDFSRGTFRVRGDSLDIIPASYSNKGIRIEFFGDEIDRIREFDVLTGSILGERNHVAITPASHFATSRETVDKAIGIIEGELEERLRELNAQDKLLEAQRLRQRTNFDIEMIKEMGYCSGIENYSRILDGRASGTPPKTLIDYFPEDFLMFIDESHVTLPQVRAMYAGDRSRKNTLVDYGFRLPCAYDNRPLKFEEFEKKINQVVFVSATPSAYEIDNSEEIAEQIIRPTGLLDPEIIIRPIKGQIDDLYGEINKTIECGFRILITTLTKRMAEDLTKYLIELGVKTTYMHSDIDTIERMKIIRDLRLGEYDVLVGINLLREGLDIPEVALVAILDADKEGFLRSETSLIQTIGRAARNSESKVIMYADNITKSMDKAMKETERRRAIQKDYNERHGMVPTTIIKDVRDIIEATKVSEEVEEYKAADKKKLTKKEKDKLIKDLTEEMLLAAKNLQFERAAELRDIINEIKDGK from the coding sequence ATGGGAGAATTTAAAATACAATCGAGATTTAAACCTACAGGGGATCAACCACAAGCAATTGATAAATTAGTCAATTCCATAAAAAGCAATAATAGAGCTCAAACTTTGCTTGGAGTAACAGGCTCAGGAAAAACATTTACTATGGCAAATGTTATAGAAAAATTACAAAGACCTACTATAATATTAGCTCATAATAAAACTTTAGCAGCGCAATTATGTTCGGAATTTAAGGAGTTCTTTCCTGATAATATAGTAGAATACTTTGTATCTTATTATGACTATTATCAACCAGAAGCATATGTGCCTCAAACAGATACATTTATAGAAAAAGATGCATCAATTAATGATGAAATAGATAAATTAAGGCATTCAGCTACTTCAGCTCTTTTTGAAAGGAGAGATGTAATAATTGTCGCATCTGTTTCCTGCATATACGGGCTAGGTAATCCAGATGAATATAAAAAGTTGACTATAAGTCTTAGAACTGGAATGGAAAAAGAGAGAGATGAGGTTATAAAGAAACTCATAGAAATTCAATATGAAAGAAATGATATAGATTTTTCAAGAGGAACTTTTAGAGTTAGAGGAGATTCTTTGGATATAATTCCCGCTTCGTATTCAAATAAAGGGATTAGAATTGAATTTTTTGGAGATGAAATTGATAGAATAAGAGAATTTGATGTATTAACAGGAAGTATCCTAGGAGAAAGAAATCATGTAGCCATAACTCCAGCATCCCACTTTGCAACATCTAGAGAGACTGTTGATAAAGCAATTGGCATAATTGAAGGAGAATTAGAGGAGAGGCTTAGAGAACTTAATGCTCAGGATAAACTTTTAGAAGCTCAAAGATTAAGGCAAAGAACTAACTTTGATATTGAGATGATAAAGGAAATGGGATATTGTAGTGGGATTGAGAATTATTCTAGAATATTAGATGGTAGAGCTTCAGGAACACCGCCTAAAACATTAATAGATTATTTTCCAGAAGATTTTCTTATGTTTATAGATGAGAGCCACGTAACATTACCTCAGGTCAGAGCAATGTATGCAGGAGATAGATCGAGAAAAAATACATTGGTAGACTATGGGTTTAGATTACCTTGTGCATATGATAATAGACCGCTAAAATTTGAGGAATTTGAAAAGAAAATTAATCAAGTAGTGTTTGTAAGTGCTACTCCATCGGCTTATGAAATAGATAATTCTGAAGAAATCGCTGAACAAATCATAAGACCTACAGGATTGTTAGATCCAGAAATCATTATAAGGCCTATTAAAGGACAAATTGATGATTTATATGGAGAGATTAATAAAACGATAGAGTGTGGATTTAGAATATTAATAACTACATTAACCAAGCGTATGGCAGAAGATTTAACTAAATATTTAATAGAGCTTGGTGTTAAAACAACTTATATGCATTCAGATATTGATACGATAGAAAGAATGAAAATAATAAGAGATTTGAGGCTTGGTGAGTACGATGTACTTGTAGGAATAAATCTTTTAAGAGAAGGATTAGATATACCAGAGGTAGCTTTAGTTGCAATTTTAGACGCTGATAAAGAAGGATTTTTAAGATCAGAAACATCATTAATACAAACAATAGGAAGAGCGGCTAGAAATTCAGAAAGCAAGGTTATAATGTATGCTGACAATATAACAAAGTCTATGGATAAAGCAATGAAGGAAACGGAAAGAAGAAGAGCTATACAAAAAGATTATAATGAAAGACATGGAATGGTACCAACAACAATAATTAAAGATGTAAGAGATATTATAGAAGCAACAAAGGTTTCAGAAGAAGTCGAAGAATATAAAGCTGCGGATAAGAAAAAACTTACTAAGAAAGAAAAAGATAAGTTAATTAAAGATCTTACAGAAGAAATGCTTTTAGCGGCAAAAAATCTTCAATTCGAAAGAGCAGCTGAGCTTAGAGATATTATTAATGAAATTAAAGATGGAAAGTAA
- the ftsE gene encoding cell division ATP-binding protein FtsE encodes MIEFRGVSKIYNNNVKALSDINVEIEAGEFVFLVGPSGSGKSTFIKMLLKEIEPTNGKILIGDKDLSSITRQQIPYYRRKIGMVFQDFRLIPTLNVYENVAFAMRVVEASQKDIRRRVPMVLSLVGLSHKYKMFPNELSGGEQQRVSLARALVNNPSVLIADEPTGNLDPDTAREIMSLLEDINKSGTTVLMATHAKEIVDYMKKRVIAIEKGEIVRDEKRGKYEDEN; translated from the coding sequence ATGATCGAGTTTAGAGGAGTATCTAAAATTTACAATAATAATGTAAAAGCCTTGTCAGATATTAATGTTGAGATAGAAGCAGGAGAATTTGTATTTTTAGTAGGCCCAAGTGGATCTGGGAAATCTACTTTTATAAAAATGCTTTTGAAGGAAATTGAACCAACCAACGGAAAAATATTAATAGGAGATAAAGATTTATCATCTATTACTAGGCAGCAAATACCTTATTACAGAAGAAAGATAGGAATGGTATTCCAAGATTTTAGATTGATACCAACTCTTAACGTATATGAAAATGTTGCATTTGCTATGAGAGTAGTAGAAGCATCTCAAAAAGATATAAGAAGAAGAGTTCCAATGGTATTATCGTTAGTTGGATTATCTCATAAATATAAAATGTTTCCTAATGAATTATCGGGAGGAGAACAGCAGAGAGTTTCTTTAGCACGGGCACTAGTTAATAATCCATCTGTTTTGATTGCTGATGAACCTACTGGTAACTTAGATCCAGATACAGCTAGAGAAATAATGTCATTACTTGAGGATATAAACAAGTCTGGAACTACAGTTCTTATGGCTACACACGCAAAGGAAATTGTTGACTATATGAAAAAAAGAGTTATAGCTATTGAAAAAGGAGAAATCGTTAGAGACGAGAAAAGAGGTAAGTACGAAGATGAAAATTAA
- the ftsX gene encoding permease-like cell division protein FtsX has product MKINTIAHFIKDAFTSLKRNKTISIASVITVLITFFVLGIFVLVANNINKGINTVQNKVELKIFLKDDIKLIDQREIEIKLREIEGVKDVIYQSKEEEYKNFQSTTNENEGLLKGYTLQNNPFSASFTVKLESPEYASAVSEGIKDFEGVETIGDQQELVDKIVGIVNGVKVVGFGLFIILVGVSIFLIMNTTKLTVYSRRREVGIMKFVGATDWFIRWPFVIEGMVIGFIGATLACGALFAAYNGLVRWIASQLVFVSLVPATFIFSTLLWQFMLGGIIVGGIASIISLRKFLVV; this is encoded by the coding sequence ATGAAAATTAATACTATTGCACATTTTATTAAGGATGCATTTACAAGCTTAAAAAGAAATAAGACTATTAGTATTGCTTCAGTAATTACTGTTCTTATAACTTTCTTTGTTTTGGGAATATTCGTATTAGTTGCTAATAATATAAACAAAGGAATAAATACTGTTCAGAATAAAGTAGAACTAAAGATATTTCTTAAGGATGATATAAAACTTATTGACCAAAGGGAGATAGAAATAAAATTACGAGAAATTGAAGGCGTTAAAGATGTAATTTACCAATCAAAAGAAGAAGAGTATAAGAATTTTCAAAGTACTACGAATGAAAATGAAGGATTACTAAAAGGATATACATTGCAAAATAATCCTTTTTCAGCATCATTTACAGTAAAATTAGAATCTCCAGAATATGCGTCAGCCGTAAGTGAAGGAATAAAAGACTTCGAAGGTGTTGAGACTATAGGTGATCAACAAGAATTAGTAGACAAGATTGTAGGGATAGTAAATGGTGTAAAAGTAGTTGGTTTTGGGTTATTTATAATATTAGTAGGTGTTTCAATATTCTTAATAATGAATACTACAAAACTAACTGTATATTCAAGAAGAAGAGAAGTTGGAATTATGAAATTTGTAGGGGCTACTGATTGGTTCATTAGATGGCCATTTGTAATAGAGGGAATGGTAATAGGGTTTATTGGAGCAACATTAGCATGTGGAGCTTTATTTGCAGCATATAATGGACTAGTTAGGTGGATTGCTTCGCAATTGGTATTTGTAAGCCTTGTACCAGCAACGTTTATATTCTCAACTCTATTATGGCAATTTATGCTTGGTGGTATTATAGTTGGTGGAATTGCTAGTATAATTTCATTAAGGAAATTTTTAGTGGTATAA
- a CDS encoding transketolase family protein: protein MGNKVATREAYGKALVKLSNLNKDVVVLDADLSKSTKTADFKAVSPERFINMGIAESNMMGVAAGLSTCGKIPFASTFAMFAAGRAFEQIRNSICYPKLNVKICATHAGLTVGEDGATHQSIEDISLMRSIPNMTVINPADDIETEAAILAIAEYNGPCYVRLGRLAVSTVNNIDNYKFEIGKGVTLAQGNDVTIVATGLMVELALEAKKELAKDGIDARIINIHTIKPIDKELLATAARETGAIVTAEEHSIIGGLGSAVAEVLTEECPVPVLKVGIKDTFGESGKPNELLKAYGLTVEAIVEHSKKAISLKK, encoded by the coding sequence ATGGGAAATAAAGTAGCAACTAGAGAAGCTTATGGTAAAGCGTTAGTAAAACTTTCAAATTTAAATAAAGATGTTGTAGTACTAGATGCTGATTTATCAAAATCAACTAAAACAGCTGATTTTAAAGCTGTTTCACCAGAAAGATTTATAAATATGGGAATAGCAGAATCAAACATGATGGGAGTTGCAGCAGGGCTTTCAACTTGTGGGAAAATTCCGTTTGCTAGTACTTTCGCAATGTTTGCAGCGGGAAGAGCTTTTGAACAGATAAGAAATTCTATATGTTATCCAAAGTTGAATGTTAAAATTTGTGCAACCCATGCAGGATTAACAGTTGGAGAAGATGGAGCGACTCATCAATCTATCGAAGATATATCTCTAATGAGAAGTATTCCCAATATGACTGTAATTAATCCGGCAGATGATATAGAAACTGAAGCAGCAATATTAGCCATAGCAGAATACAATGGACCTTGCTATGTTAGATTAGGAAGGTTAGCTGTTAGTACTGTAAATAACATAGATAATTATAAGTTTGAAATTGGAAAAGGTGTGACATTAGCACAAGGTAACGATGTTACTATAGTTGCAACAGGACTAATGGTTGAATTAGCGTTAGAAGCTAAAAAAGAGTTGGCTAAAGATGGAATTGATGCTAGAATAATAAATATACATACAATAAAACCAATTGATAAAGAACTATTAGCTACTGCAGCGAGAGAAACAGGAGCAATAGTTACAGCAGAAGAACATAGTATAATTGGTGGTTTAGGTTCAGCAGTCGCTGAAGTTTTAACAGAAGAATGTCCAGTACCAGTATTAAAAGTTGGGATAAAAGATACTTTTGGTGAAAGTGGTAAGCCAAACGAACTATTAAAAGCGTATGGATTAACAGTAGAAGCCATAGTAGAGCATAGTAAGAAAGCTATTTCATTAAAGAAATAA